One window of Acidobacteriota bacterium genomic DNA carries:
- a CDS encoding CcmD family protein, producing MRRRVMTTIVSMLLTAGSVLAATQPPPSAPGRGDFVPLSSLPPAEQLPAAPLLIGAYIFVWLALLVYVWSIWRRMKKIERELADLQKRVPSR from the coding sequence ATGAGGCGACGTGTGATGACCACCATCGTGTCGATGCTGTTGACGGCGGGCTCTGTTCTCGCCGCCACCCAGCCCCCGCCTTCGGCGCCGGGGCGGGGTGATTTCGTGCCTCTCAGTTCGCTGCCGCCGGCCGAGCAGCTACCGGCGGCGCCCCTCCTGATCGGGGCGTACATCTTCGTATGGCTGGCCCTGCTCGTCTACGTGTGGTCGATCTGGCGGCGAATGAAGAAGATCGAACGCGAACTGGCGGATCTGCAGAAGCGCGTACCGTCGCGGTAA
- the ccsA gene encoding cytochrome c biogenesis protein CcsA → MMAKAYTPLTVLAMILFAVAPLFVASAPPEQTMGLIQRVFYYHVPSAMMLFLSAFICGIASAVFLFKRSAAADRLAVAAGELAVVFGLIVLVTGPMWARKAWGVWWQWDARLTSSLLLWMMFVAYLLVRRYGGSGSEKLSAAMAIFGMANVPFVYVSVNFWRTIHPTTNVVMTLGPGMRGPFWFCVASFLLLYVLLLTLRKHLEDQRATVEQIYLAIDE, encoded by the coding sequence ATGATGGCAAAAGCGTATACACCGCTGACTGTTCTCGCGATGATCCTGTTCGCCGTCGCGCCGCTGTTTGTCGCTTCTGCACCGCCCGAACAGACCATGGGCCTGATCCAGCGGGTCTTCTACTACCACGTGCCGTCCGCGATGATGCTGTTTCTCTCGGCGTTCATCTGCGGCATCGCGAGCGCGGTGTTTCTGTTCAAGCGATCCGCGGCGGCCGACCGGCTGGCAGTCGCCGCCGGAGAACTGGCTGTTGTCTTCGGGCTGATCGTCCTGGTGACCGGGCCGATGTGGGCCCGCAAGGCGTGGGGCGTCTGGTGGCAGTGGGATGCCCGGCTCACCTCGTCGTTACTTTTGTGGATGATGTTCGTGGCCTATCTGCTGGTCCGGCGATACGGCGGATCCGGATCGGAGAAGCTGTCGGCGGCGATGGCCATCTTTGGCATGGCCAACGTGCCGTTCGTCTACGTGTCGGTCAACTTCTGGCGGACCATCCACCCGACGACCAACGTGGTGATGACGCTTGGGCCAGGTATGCGGGGACCGTTCTGGTTCTGCGTGGCGTCGTTCCTGCTGCTCTATGTGCTTCTGCTGACCCTGCGGAAACACCTCGAAGACCAACGGGCAACCGTGGAACAGATCTATCTGGCGATCGACGAGTAG
- a CDS encoding heme exporter protein CcmB translates to MRQFLRVAWIVMRKDLTVEVRSREILYTTVFFAASCVLVFAFALVREGQPMEDAAAGILWIAIAFAGTLALGRTFERERQTETLRALMLAPSDRPAIYVGKLFGILILLGVVEMVLVPLVGLLFNASFGASPLWLVLLLVAGTLGFASVGTLFAAMLVRARSRDVLLPVLLYPITIPIIIAGVRGTVALLQTVPDEPMARFWVALLVFFDAVFVTLALWTFEPLMTE, encoded by the coding sequence ATGAGACAGTTTCTGCGAGTCGCCTGGATCGTGATGCGAAAGGACCTCACTGTCGAGGTCCGAAGCCGGGAAATCCTCTACACCACCGTGTTTTTCGCGGCCTCGTGCGTCCTGGTGTTCGCCTTCGCGCTGGTGCGGGAAGGACAACCCATGGAGGACGCGGCCGCGGGCATCCTGTGGATCGCCATCGCGTTTGCCGGCACGCTCGCGCTCGGACGGACCTTTGAGCGGGAACGGCAGACCGAGACATTGCGCGCCCTGATGCTGGCGCCGTCAGACCGGCCCGCCATCTACGTCGGCAAACTGTTCGGCATCCTGATTCTGCTCGGCGTGGTCGAGATGGTGCTGGTTCCCCTGGTCGGGCTGCTCTTCAATGCGTCCTTCGGCGCGAGCCCGCTGTGGCTGGTGCTGCTGCTGGTCGCCGGCACGCTCGGCTTCGCGTCTGTCGGGACCCTGTTTGCCGCCATGCTCGTCCGCGCGCGCAGTCGGGACGTGCTGCTGCCGGTACTCTTGTATCCCATCACGATTCCGATCATCATCGCTGGAGTGCGCGGAACCGTGGCACTGCTTCAGACCGTTCCCGATGAGCCCATGGCGCGATTCTGGGTCGCGTTGCTGGTATTTTTCGACGCCGTGTTCGTGACCCTGGCGTTGTGGACCTTTGAGCCGCTCATGACGGAGTAA
- a CDS encoding ABC transporter ATP-binding protein: MTFDFDHLVVEDVSRNFGRRRALNRVNLTCRAGEIVGLLGPNGAGKSTLLAILSTLLTASSGEIHYGSATSRAMGPWLRARLGLLGHDLYLYPELSARENLEFFARLYGCPNVPGVVGDALGRAGLRERADDLVSGFSRGMRQRLALERALLHEPRLLLLDEPFTGLDDASGQTLVARLRGLRQDGRIVLVATHDLDLAEGLFDRVAVLRDGRLLLVDDSSASLRERYRDAVAAARR; the protein is encoded by the coding sequence GTGACGTTCGATTTCGATCACCTGGTCGTCGAAGACGTCTCGCGAAACTTCGGCCGTCGTCGCGCGCTGAATCGTGTCAACCTGACGTGTCGCGCCGGAGAAATTGTCGGCCTGCTGGGGCCCAACGGCGCCGGCAAGTCCACGCTGCTCGCTATCCTGTCCACGCTGTTGACGGCTTCGTCGGGTGAAATCCATTACGGATCGGCGACATCGCGCGCGATGGGCCCATGGCTTCGAGCCCGGCTGGGGCTGCTTGGCCACGACCTGTACCTGTATCCCGAACTCAGCGCTCGCGAGAATCTCGAGTTCTTTGCGCGCTTGTACGGCTGTCCGAACGTGCCGGGCGTGGTCGGCGACGCTCTCGGTCGCGCGGGGCTTCGCGAGCGCGCCGACGATCTGGTGTCGGGATTCTCGAGGGGGATGCGACAACGCCTCGCGCTGGAGCGCGCGTTACTGCACGAGCCCCGGCTGCTGTTGCTCGACGAGCCGTTCACCGGCCTAGACGACGCCTCCGGACAGACCCTGGTGGCCCGCCTCCGCGGTCTCCGTCAGGACGGCCGCATCGTCCTGGTGGCCACGCACGATCTTGATTTGGCCGAAGGGCTGTTCGACCGCGTCGCCGTGCTGCGAGATGGCCGGCTGCTGCTGGTCGACGATTCGTCTGCGAGTCTGCGGGAACGCTATCGCGACGCGGTTGCGGCGGCACGACGATGA
- a CDS encoding heme lyase CcmF/NrfE family subunit produces MASLGSFLLFATFVICAYAVAASLSGARRGSRRLVESGVGAFYLIAATMTVASAVLAHAFVTNDYKIKYVQHYSDRVQPLFYKITSYWGGLDGSIMFWVFLLAVFGALAVYVNRDRHRELIPYVVAIISGVQMFFLFLMVVHKNPFDTFLVQTPADGQGLNPLLQNIYMVVHPPSLYIGFVGMTIPYAFGMAALITGHLDDSWLRAVRRWTMVSWLFLSLGLTLGMIWAYEVLGWGGYWGWDPVENAGLLPWLTASAFLHSVIVQERRGMLKVWNVTLVITTFFLTIFGTFMTRSGVVQSVHAFGEDRALAWMFSIFMVAILLFSFGWVIHRLPMLRPRYDMDSWISREAAFVANNWILLIAAVLVLFGTMFPTMSEALTGNRLTVGPLFFNKWMMPLGLVLLALTGVAPLLAWRRSTLSNLRESFVWPVLFGILVSGTLVALGVRVWSSGICFALAAFVTATITQEFVRGARVRKNATGTDLLTATIGLVMRERRRYGGYIVHLGIVLMFLGFAGEGFKMDAQVLLKQGEEATLGHYTVRNMGVKVTDDGQKQMVTGQVAVSEDGKSVGTLYPARWFYRKHEEQPTTDVAIRRAIAEDLYLVMPAYELKDQSMSLQVVINPLVSWIWMGFGILVLGTGIALLPERAFEFAIGRAPAGAATI; encoded by the coding sequence ATGGCATCCCTCGGATCCTTCCTGTTGTTTGCGACATTTGTCATCTGCGCGTACGCCGTCGCCGCATCACTCTCTGGCGCGCGTCGCGGGTCCCGCCGACTCGTTGAAAGCGGTGTGGGGGCCTTCTATCTGATCGCGGCGACCATGACGGTTGCCTCTGCCGTCCTTGCGCACGCGTTTGTCACCAACGACTACAAGATCAAGTACGTCCAGCACTACTCGGACCGCGTGCAGCCGCTGTTCTACAAGATCACGTCGTACTGGGGCGGCCTCGACGGCTCGATCATGTTCTGGGTATTCCTGCTGGCCGTCTTCGGCGCGCTCGCGGTGTACGTGAACCGCGATCGGCATCGGGAACTCATCCCGTACGTGGTGGCGATCATCTCCGGCGTGCAGATGTTCTTTCTGTTCCTCATGGTCGTCCACAAGAACCCGTTCGACACGTTCCTGGTGCAGACGCCGGCCGACGGGCAGGGGTTGAATCCATTGCTGCAGAACATCTACATGGTCGTGCATCCACCGAGCCTGTATATCGGCTTCGTGGGGATGACGATTCCGTACGCGTTCGGCATGGCGGCGCTCATCACGGGACATCTCGATGATTCGTGGCTGCGAGCCGTCCGCCGGTGGACGATGGTGAGTTGGCTGTTCTTGTCGCTCGGTCTGACGCTGGGGATGATCTGGGCCTACGAAGTGCTCGGGTGGGGCGGCTACTGGGGCTGGGACCCGGTTGAAAACGCCGGTCTTCTGCCGTGGCTCACGGCGTCGGCCTTTCTGCACTCGGTGATCGTGCAGGAGCGCCGCGGCATGCTGAAAGTGTGGAATGTCACGCTGGTGATCACCACCTTTTTCCTCACGATTTTCGGCACCTTCATGACGCGGTCCGGCGTGGTGCAGTCGGTGCACGCGTTTGGAGAGGACCGGGCCCTCGCCTGGATGTTCTCGATCTTCATGGTCGCGATTCTGCTGTTCAGTTTCGGCTGGGTCATCCACCGGCTGCCGATGCTGCGGCCGCGCTACGACATGGACTCGTGGATCTCGCGGGAGGCCGCGTTTGTGGCGAACAACTGGATTTTGCTGATCGCCGCGGTGTTGGTCCTCTTCGGCACGATGTTCCCGACGATGAGCGAGGCGCTGACGGGCAATCGCCTCACGGTTGGCCCGCTGTTCTTCAACAAGTGGATGATGCCGCTCGGCCTGGTGCTGCTCGCCCTGACCGGCGTCGCACCGTTGCTGGCCTGGCGCCGTTCCACGCTCTCGAACTTGCGCGAGTCGTTTGTGTGGCCGGTGCTCTTCGGCATCCTCGTCTCGGGCACGCTGGTGGCGCTTGGCGTTCGCGTGTGGTCGTCGGGCATCTGTTTCGCGCTGGCCGCCTTCGTGACGGCGACCATCACGCAGGAATTCGTGCGCGGTGCGCGGGTGCGCAAAAACGCGACCGGGACGGATCTGTTGACGGCGACCATTGGCCTCGTGATGCGCGAACGCCGCCGGTATGGCGGCTACATCGTGCACCTCGGGATTGTGCTGATGTTCCTCGGGTTTGCCGGGGAAGGCTTCAAGATGGACGCCCAGGTCCTGCTGAAGCAGGGCGAAGAGGCCACGCTGGGTCACTACACGGTCCGGAACATGGGCGTCAAAGTGACGGACGACGGCCAGAAGCAGATGGTGACCGGTCAGGTGGCGGTGTCCGAAGACGGAAAATCCGTGGGCACGCTGTATCCGGCCCGGTGGTTCTACCGCAAGCATGAAGAACAGCCGACAACCGATGTCGCCATTCGTCGGGCCATCGCCGAGGACCTGTATCTGGTGATGCCGGCGTACGAGTTAAAGGACCAGTCCATGAGTCTCCAGGTCGTCATCAATCCGTTGGTGAGCTGGATCTGGATGGGCTTTGGCATCCTTGTGCTGGGCACTGGCATTGCGCTGCTGCCGGAGCGGGCATTTGAGTTTGCGATTGGACGAGCACCGGCCGGAGCCGCGACGATATGA
- a CDS encoding cytochrome c maturation protein CcmE — MKQKAVKIGITSVVLVLALAGLLYSTLNEGTEYYKHVEEVMVNPTQWQGKNLQIHGFVVKSSILRKRDSLEYKFKVQSKGAVVDATYIGIVPDTFKDDSEVVLKGRLEADGFHVTPNGVMAKCPSKYEPKKGLGSPGM, encoded by the coding sequence ATGAAACAGAAAGCCGTCAAAATCGGTATAACGAGCGTGGTCCTGGTTCTGGCCCTGGCCGGCCTCCTCTATTCGACCTTGAACGAGGGCACCGAATACTACAAGCACGTGGAAGAAGTGATGGTGAACCCCACCCAGTGGCAGGGGAAGAACCTGCAGATCCACGGGTTCGTGGTCAAGAGCTCCATCCTGCGCAAACGCGACTCCCTTGAATACAAGTTCAAGGTTCAAAGCAAAGGCGCCGTCGTCGACGCCACCTATATCGGAATCGTGCCCGACACGTTCAAGGACGATTCGGAAGTGGTCCTTAAAGGTCGCCTGGAGGCGGATGGTTTCCATGTGACCCCGAACGGCGTCATGGCCAAATGTCCTTCGAAGTACGAGCCGAAGAAGGGGTTGGGCAGCCCGGGCATGTAA
- a CDS encoding Maf family protein: MRLVLASASPRRADLLTAAGFAFDTVPADVDERVLPGERPDDHVRRLALSKASAVAHLYPQRGVVAADTVVVIEELILGKPENDEAAAAMLRRLSGRSHEVLTGLCVCYASRMRQAVERSTVTFATLRDDEILAYVATGEPRDKAGAYAIQGIASRFVVEVEGSYSNVMGLPVSTLYGLLRELGLTGGATAVSGV; encoded by the coding sequence GTGCGACTTGTGCTGGCGTCCGCCTCTCCCCGCCGCGCCGACCTGCTCACCGCCGCCGGGTTCGCGTTTGATACCGTCCCGGCGGATGTGGACGAGCGCGTGCTGCCCGGCGAGCGCCCAGACGACCACGTTCGGCGGTTGGCACTGTCCAAGGCGTCGGCGGTTGCCCATCTGTACCCGCAGCGCGGCGTGGTCGCGGCTGATACCGTCGTCGTCATCGAGGAGTTGATTCTCGGCAAGCCCGAGAACGACGAAGCGGCCGCCGCCATGTTGCGCCGATTGTCGGGCCGGAGCCACGAGGTGCTCACCGGTCTTTGCGTGTGCTACGCGTCGCGTATGCGGCAGGCCGTCGAGCGTTCCACGGTGACGTTTGCGACACTCCGAGACGACGAGATCCTGGCCTACGTGGCCACCGGTGAGCCCAGGGACAAGGCTGGCGCGTATGCCATTCAGGGTATCGCATCGAGGTTTGTGGTGGAGGTGGAGGGGTCCTACAGCAATGTCATGGGTCTGCCGGTATCGACCCTGTACGGCCTGTTGCGCGAACTGGGCCTGACCGGGGGTGCGACGGCTGTTTCTGGCGTTTGA
- a CDS encoding DUF721 domain-containing protein: MEPVQHLVSSAIARIVRPAPLTIEKVMFAWRVSVGPALARLTRVTLSQNGVMDVVVEDGRWVKELERLSPTILERLRDLLGQDEVRRIELTCPASPRSDRRRPRSTRSL; this comes from the coding sequence ATGGAACCTGTTCAGCACCTCGTCTCGTCCGCCATTGCCCGCATCGTGCGTCCGGCTCCGCTCACGATTGAGAAGGTCATGTTCGCCTGGCGCGTCTCGGTGGGCCCAGCCCTGGCGCGTCTCACGCGTGTGACGCTCAGCCAGAACGGCGTGATGGACGTGGTCGTCGAAGACGGTCGCTGGGTGAAAGAGCTGGAACGCTTGTCACCCACGATCCTGGAACGGCTGCGCGACCTCCTCGGACAAGACGAGGTTCGTCGCATCGAGTTGACCTGTCCCGCCAGCCCCCGATCGGATCGTCGCCGCCCCCGGAGCACGCGCAGTTTATAG